Proteins encoded together in one Chitinophaga sp. LS1 window:
- a CDS encoding S8 family peptidase: protein MRATLVLLHLLVCQSLSAGAQELSDQVAARYASSDVAGSQSRKHTGYYLVKFREYPGESLHDYGVVKSLSQLHFILKKTNFDSSLQKKVVYTYNANDNWKASTNLLHTLSLRDSIHLLRDNIKSLRDTTNSLRDHLNLQKDSINLIVTSSALPAYCRILRHYGQSYTVSINTKDWSSFIAQPFISFADVQRKASPEQRINSADISANAINTAQQAYPAIKGSDITVSLKEDLFDTTDLDLVGRFLYNENASVNFSSHATIMATMIAGAGNTGEKGMGAAPQALLCPADYNYSLLPEDSSYMRTYHVSIQNHSYGTGIENYYGAEAVAFDEQVYNTDTVLHVFSSGNIGTDADSTGIYQNMTGFANLTGTFKQAKNVLVVGATDDSLHVPSISSKGPAYDGRIKPELVAFGIDGSSGSAALCSGTAALLQQAYKQVYYTMPSAALIKAILINSAARNSNSNGYSSGISYSSGYGSLHALHAIQTLAENHFLKGTDNGTFSIQVPTGIQELKVTLCWNDPPAEANAVSALVNDLDLTVNTGNSKYLPWVLSTAPVSDSLSAAPHRSRDSLNNVEQVTIDIPAAGTYQIQVAAHHLNVPNQAFYIAYDYIPKNNFEWQNPGAKEVIVAGNPVPFPLRWHSNVTGKGDISCSYDKGATWQSIATQLNTATGLYYWTIPDTFSTALLKYTTTDTSFISDTFYLSPRLTLQTGYDCGDSAMIFWNTLQNAGAYQLYNMGSTYLLPYTQTVDTFLTLTASGNSAFYAVSPLHSEGWAGLKSYATNYQLQGTGCYFKSLLANETTTKNISLVLTLGTTWHISELYWQRLSGNDYVSIGNSTVTNATSYTFEDENAHEGLLYYRVRLVTDNGTDLYSDPVPVYLLRQHDHLIFPNPATNLVNVVNKSMSNMQLQLFDMSGRLILTKTLSSLQETVSVEQLQPGVYNCVLYDEGKKVFSTKLVKL from the coding sequence ATGAGAGCAACCCTTGTATTGTTACACTTATTAGTATGCCAATCATTATCAGCAGGCGCACAGGAGTTATCGGACCAGGTAGCTGCACGATACGCCAGTAGCGACGTTGCAGGGTCTCAGTCGCGTAAACATACAGGGTATTACCTCGTAAAGTTCCGTGAATATCCCGGTGAATCACTGCATGATTATGGTGTAGTAAAATCATTGAGTCAATTGCATTTTATACTAAAGAAGACAAATTTCGATAGTAGTTTGCAGAAGAAGGTGGTGTATACTTATAATGCAAATGATAACTGGAAAGCGAGTACGAATTTGCTTCACACATTGTCACTGAGAGACAGTATACATTTACTGAGAGACAATATCAAGTCATTGAGAGACACTACCAACTCACTGAGAGACCATTTAAATTTACAGAAAGACAGTATCAATTTAATTGTGACCTCATCAGCCCTCCCTGCATATTGTCGCATCCTACGCCACTATGGACAATCTTACACTGTTTCTATTAACACAAAAGACTGGTCTTCCTTTATAGCACAACCTTTTATTTCTTTTGCCGATGTACAACGCAAAGCATCCCCGGAACAAAGAATTAATTCAGCGGATATCTCTGCGAATGCAATCAATACTGCACAACAGGCTTACCCTGCGATAAAAGGAAGTGACATTACAGTATCATTAAAAGAAGATTTATTCGATACAACTGATCTTGATTTAGTAGGAAGGTTTTTATATAATGAGAATGCTTCAGTAAACTTTTCTTCGCATGCTACTATTATGGCGACGATGATAGCAGGTGCGGGCAATACCGGTGAAAAGGGCATGGGGGCCGCACCGCAGGCATTGTTATGTCCGGCTGACTATAATTATAGTTTACTGCCTGAGGATAGCAGTTATATGCGTACATATCATGTCTCTATTCAGAACCATTCTTATGGTACAGGTATAGAAAATTACTATGGTGCAGAAGCTGTAGCATTTGATGAGCAGGTGTATAATACAGATACTGTGCTGCATGTATTCTCTTCCGGTAATATAGGTACAGATGCAGATTCTACAGGCATTTATCAAAACATGACCGGGTTTGCAAATCTGACGGGCACATTCAAACAGGCAAAGAATGTATTAGTAGTGGGCGCCACAGACGATTCATTGCATGTGCCATCTATCAGTTCAAAAGGCCCTGCATATGATGGACGTATCAAACCTGAGTTAGTAGCATTTGGAATAGATGGTTCTTCAGGATCAGCGGCATTGTGTAGCGGTACAGCGGCGTTATTACAACAGGCGTATAAGCAGGTGTATTATACCATGCCTTCGGCAGCACTGATCAAAGCGATATTGATCAATAGTGCAGCCCGCAATAGCAATAGCAATGGATATAGCAGCGGTATCAGCTATAGCAGTGGATATGGAAGTTTACATGCATTACATGCAATACAGACATTAGCAGAAAATCATTTTTTAAAAGGCACTGACAATGGTACTTTCTCTATACAGGTACCCACAGGTATACAGGAGTTAAAAGTCACCCTCTGCTGGAATGATCCTCCTGCCGAAGCAAATGCCGTCAGTGCATTGGTGAATGACCTGGACTTAACTGTAAATACCGGTAATAGTAAATATCTTCCATGGGTACTGTCTACAGCACCTGTATCAGATTCCTTATCTGCTGCACCACATCGTTCCCGTGATAGTCTGAATAATGTAGAACAGGTCACTATTGATATACCTGCCGCAGGCACGTATCAGATACAAGTGGCTGCGCATCATTTAAACGTACCAAATCAGGCTTTTTATATTGCTTATGACTATATACCTAAAAATAACTTTGAATGGCAAAATCCGGGCGCTAAAGAGGTAATAGTAGCAGGTAACCCTGTCCCCTTTCCATTACGATGGCATTCGAATGTAACAGGCAAAGGAGATATTTCATGCAGCTATGATAAAGGCGCAACCTGGCAATCCATCGCAACACAATTGAATACCGCTACCGGTCTATATTACTGGACCATCCCTGACACTTTTAGTACTGCTTTATTAAAATACACCACCACTGATACCTCCTTTATCAGCGATACATTTTATCTCTCTCCCCGCCTTACCTTACAAACAGGTTATGACTGCGGAGACAGTGCGATGATCTTCTGGAATACATTACAAAATGCCGGTGCTTATCAACTCTATAATATGGGCAGCACCTATCTCCTGCCTTACACACAAACAGTGGATACTTTTTTGACATTGACTGCTTCAGGTAATTCAGCCTTTTATGCAGTAAGTCCATTGCACTCAGAAGGCTGGGCTGGCTTGAAAAGCTACGCCACCAATTATCAGTTACAAGGTACAGGTTGTTATTTCAAAAGTTTGCTGGCGAATGAAACAACAACTAAAAATATATCGCTTGTATTAACGCTGGGCACTACCTGGCATATCAGTGAACTGTATTGGCAACGGCTCTCCGGCAATGATTATGTATCCATTGGTAACAGCACAGTTACCAATGCGACCAGTTATACATTTGAAGATGAAAATGCACATGAAGGATTACTCTATTACAGGGTCAGACTCGTCACTGATAACGGTACAGATCTTTACTCAGACCCGGTACCTGTATACCTGCTGAGGCAACATGACCACCTGATATTTCCAAACCCTGCCACCAACCTGGTGAATGTAGTCAACAAAAGTATGAGCAATATGCAGCTGCAACTGTTTGATATGAGTGGAAGACTGATACTGACTAAAACCCTATCCAGCCTGCAGGAAACGGTATCCGTCGAACAATTACAGCCGGGTGTCTATAACTGCGTATTATATGATGAGGGGAAAAAAGTATTTTCCACCAAGCTGGTAAAACTTTAA
- the lpdA gene encoding dihydrolipoyl dehydrogenase: MAYDVIVIGSGPGGYVAAIRASQLGFKTAIVERESLGGICLNWGCIPTKALLKSAQVLEYIQHAKAYGINAGESSADFDAVIKRSRGVADKMSKGVQFLMKKNKIDVLLGTGKLKAKGQVEVTDKDGKAAVHDAKYIVLATGARARELPNLKIDGKKVIGYREAMVLPKQPKSMIVVGSGAIGVEFAYFYATLGTKVTIVEFMPRIVPVEDEDISKELEKIYKKKGIEIMTNASVEAVEANGEGVKAKVKTATGEISLEADVVLSAVGIQANIENLGLEALGIKTDKGRVLVDKYYQTNVPGVYAIGDMVPGQALAHVASKEGIVCIEAIGYNEKKYAHKPEPIDYMNIPGCTYCAPEIASVGYTEKAAKEAGYEVKVGKFPFSASGKATAAGAPEGFIKVIFDAKYGEWLGTHMIGANVTEIIAQTVTARKLETTYQEVLDSIHPHPTMSESVKDAIEVAYGEAIHL; the protein is encoded by the coding sequence ATGGCATACGACGTAATCGTAATTGGTAGTGGCCCCGGTGGATATGTGGCTGCTATCCGTGCTTCTCAGCTGGGATTTAAGACGGCAATCGTTGAAAGAGAGAGCCTGGGCGGTATTTGCTTGAACTGGGGTTGTATCCCTACTAAGGCATTGTTAAAGTCTGCACAGGTATTGGAATATATACAGCATGCCAAGGCCTATGGAATCAATGCAGGAGAAAGCAGCGCTGATTTTGATGCTGTTATCAAGCGCAGCCGTGGTGTTGCCGATAAGATGAGCAAGGGTGTGCAGTTCCTGATGAAGAAAAACAAAATTGATGTTCTGCTGGGTACTGGTAAGCTGAAAGCTAAAGGTCAGGTAGAAGTTACAGATAAGGACGGTAAAGCTGCAGTACACGACGCTAAGTACATTGTACTGGCTACCGGTGCTCGTGCCCGTGAACTGCCTAACCTGAAAATTGATGGTAAGAAAGTAATCGGATACCGTGAGGCAATGGTGCTGCCTAAACAGCCTAAATCCATGATCGTAGTAGGTTCCGGCGCTATCGGCGTTGAGTTTGCTTATTTCTACGCTACCCTGGGTACTAAGGTAACTATCGTTGAATTCATGCCGCGCATCGTTCCGGTTGAAGACGAGGATATCTCTAAAGAACTGGAAAAGATCTACAAGAAGAAAGGTATCGAGATCATGACCAATGCATCTGTTGAAGCTGTAGAAGCAAACGGAGAGGGCGTGAAAGCGAAAGTGAAAACTGCAACTGGTGAGATCAGCCTGGAAGCAGATGTTGTACTGAGTGCTGTTGGTATTCAGGCTAACATCGAGAACCTGGGTCTGGAAGCACTGGGTATCAAGACCGACAAGGGTCGTGTACTGGTAGACAAATATTATCAGACAAATGTACCAGGCGTTTACGCTATTGGTGACATGGTTCCTGGTCAGGCATTGGCACACGTAGCTTCTAAGGAAGGTATCGTTTGTATCGAAGCGATCGGTTACAATGAGAAGAAATATGCTCACAAACCTGAGCCTATTGATTATATGAACATTCCTGGTTGTACTTATTGCGCACCAGAAATTGCTTCTGTAGGTTATACTGAGAAAGCAGCGAAAGAAGCTGGTTACGAAGTGAAAGTTGGTAAGTTCCCATTCTCTGCGTCAGGTAAGGCGACTGCTGCTGGTGCGCCTGAAGGGTTTATCAAGGTGATCTTTGATGCAAAGTATGGTGAGTGGCTGGGTACGCATATGATCGGTGCGAATGTTACTGAGATTATTGCGCAGACAGTGACTGCCCGTAAGCTGGAAACTACTTATCAGGAGGTGTTGGATTCAATTCATCCACATCCGACTATGAGTGAGTCAGTGAAGGATGCGATTGAGGTGGCTTATGGTGAGGCGATACATTTGTAA
- a CDS encoding LolA family protein, which translates to MRKILFMSMLAGSVAMSGMAQTKTGSLGANDPKAKVILDNVSKKFSTFKTVVANFVLKVEGGNNSVTDSKKGTVYVKGSKYKVNLEGQEIISDNKTSWTYQKDANEVTINNVDQGSTQLTPAKLFTNFYDKDYLYRLDAETTEKGKVYQNIEMTPTDKSKNVFKVIVSIDKKNQNISRMKMFEKNGNRYTYEITNFTPNTNLTDATFSFDAKKYPGVEVVDLR; encoded by the coding sequence ATGAGGAAAATTTTATTCATGAGCATGTTGGCAGGGAGTGTAGCAATGAGCGGCATGGCTCAGACAAAAACAGGTAGCCTGGGTGCGAATGATCCGAAAGCAAAGGTGATCCTGGATAATGTTAGCAAGAAGTTTTCAACTTTCAAGACTGTTGTAGCTAACTTCGTATTGAAAGTAGAAGGTGGCAACAACAGCGTGACAGATTCCAAGAAGGGAACTGTATATGTAAAAGGCAGCAAGTATAAAGTAAACCTGGAAGGTCAGGAGATTATTAGCGATAACAAGACTAGCTGGACTTACCAGAAAGATGCTAATGAAGTGACAATCAATAATGTAGATCAAGGTAGCACACAGCTTACACCTGCTAAGTTGTTTACTAACTTCTACGATAAGGATTATTTGTACCGTTTGGATGCAGAAACAACAGAGAAGGGTAAGGTATATCAGAATATAGAGATGACACCTACAGACAAGTCTAAGAATGTTTTTAAGGTAATTGTGTCAATTGACAAGAAGAACCAGAACATTTCGAGGATGAAAATGTTTGAGAAGAATGGAAATCGTTATACATACGAGATTACCAATTTCACACCTAATACAAACCTGACGGATGCGACATTTAGCTTTGATGCTAAGAAGTATCCAGGGGTAGAGGTAGTGGATTTGCGATAA